The following coding sequences lie in one Pseudorca crassidens isolate mPseCra1 chromosome 2, mPseCra1.hap1, whole genome shotgun sequence genomic window:
- the DISP1 gene encoding protein dispatched homolog 1 isoform X3: protein MAASQPVLPALVPSPPVMETLQPSNSPPKKRPEQNPSRPFKLPKSYAALIADWPVVVLGMCTVFIVVCALVGVLVPELPDFSDPLLGFEPRGTAIGQRLVTWNNMVKNTGYKATLANYPFKYADEQAKSHRDDRWSDDHYEREKREVDWNFHKDSFFCDVPSDRYSRVVFTSAGGETLWNLPAIKSMCNVDNSRIRSHPRFGDLCQRTTAASCCPSWTLGNYIAILNNRSSCQKIVERDVSHTLKLLRTCAKHYQNGTLEPDCWDMAARRKDQLKCTNVPRKCTKYNAVYQILHYLVDKDFMAPKTADYTPALKYSMLFSPTEKGESMMNIYLDNFENWNASDGVTTVTGIEFGIKHSLFQDYLLMDTVYPAIAIVIVLSVMCVYTKSMFITLMTMFAIISSLIVSYFLYRVVFNFEFFPFMNLTALIILVGIGADDAFVLCDVWNYTKFDKPHAETSETVNITLQHAALSMFVTSFTTAAAFYANYVSNITAIRCFGVYAGTAILVNYVLMVTWLPAVVVLHERYLLNIFSCFKKPQQQIYDNKSCWTVACQKCHKVLFAISEASRIFFEKVLPCIVIKFRYLWLVWFLALTVGGAYIVCINPKMKLPSLELSEFQVFRSSHPFERYDAEYKKLFMFERVHHGEELHMPITVIWGVSPEDNGNPLNPKSKGKLTLDSGFNIASPASQVWILQFCQKLRNQTFFHQTDEQDFTSCFIETFKQWMENQDCDEPTLYPCCSHWSFPYKQEIFELCIKRAIMELERSTGYHLDSKTPGPRFDINDTIRAVVLEFQSTYLFTLAYEKMHQFYKEVDSWISNELSSAPEGLSHGWFVSNLEFYDLQDSLSDGTLIAMGLSVAVAFSVMLLTTWNIIISLYAIISIAGTIFVTVGSLVLLGWELNVLESVTISVAVGLSVDFAVHYGVAYRLAPDADREGKVIFSLSRMGSAIAMAALTTFVAGAMMMPSTVLAYTQLGTFMMLIMCISWAFATFFFQCMCRCLGPQGTCGQIPLPKKLQCSAFSHTLSTSPGDKGQSKTHTVNAYHLDPRGQKAEMEHEFYELEPLAAHSCMASEKTTYEETHICSEFFSSQAKKLGMPVHTTYNSELNQSTKNEASSALLQPCLEQHTMCHFFSLNQRCSCPNAYQPLKYGLLSCQQMGDCLCHQCAPTASSFMHVQNGLAPLKAAHQAPEGFVHPIPHIHHCPCLQGRVKPPGMQNSLPRSFFHHPGQHIQAQEKLGKTSVHSLQSLEEQLPKMAEMSSLVCRSAGASHKACCAPETHQRGLCKNRDIGNVEGSGGAANKDSSSVSPTDKAERQVEPGLSQTDVIVNSEHLSQNEPQFIFNHLMGEAGYRSCPNNPQNRGRIVRVKCSSVDCQIPNIEANVPAVLTHSELSGESLLIKTL, encoded by the exons cCCATCCAGAcctttcaagttaccaaaaag TTATGCAGCCCTGATAGCAGACTGGCCTGTGGTTGTCTTGGGCATGTGCACTGTGTTCATCGTGGTCTGTGCCTTGGTTGGAGTATTAGTGCCAGAGCTTCCTGATTTCTCTGATCCATTGCTG GGTTTTGAACCAAGAGGGACTGCAATAGGCCAGAGACTGGTCACATGGAATAACATGGTGAAAAATACAGGATACAAAGCAACATTAGCAAATTACCCCTTTAAATATGCAGATGAACAAGCCAAAAG CCATCGGGATGATAGATGGTCAGATGATCattatgaaagagagaaaagagaagttgACTGGAACTTCCACAAGGACAGCTTTTTCTGTGACGTTCCAA GTGACCGATATTCCAGAGTAGTATTTACTTCAGCTGGAGGGGAGACATTGTGGAATTTACCTGCAATTAAATCAATGTGCAATGTAGATAATTCAAGG aTCAGATCTCATCCCCGGTTTGGTGATCTGTGCCAGAGGACCACGGCTGCTTCCTGCTGCCCCAGCTGGACGCTGGGGAACTACATCGCTATTCTGAACAACAGATCATCCTGCCAGAAAATCGTCGAGCGAGACGTTTCTCATACCTTGAAGCTACTTCGGACCTGCGCCAAACACTACCAGAACGGcaccctggagccagactgctgggACATGGCAGCCCGGAGGAAGGACCAGCTCAAGTGCACCAACGTGCCACGGAAATGTACCAAGTACAACGCTGTGTACCAGATCCTCCACTACTTGGTGGATAAAGACTTTATGGCCCCAAAGACAGCCGACTACACACCCGCTTTAAAGTACAGCATGCTCTTCTCGCCCACAGAGAAAGGGGAGAGTATGATGAACATTTACTTGGACAACTTCGAAAACTGGAACGCTTCTGACGGCGTCACCACCGTCACCGGGATTGAGTTTGGGATCAAACACAGCTTGTTTCAGGATTATCTTCTGATGGATACTGTGTATCCTGCCATCGCCATCGTGATCGTCCTTTCGGTCATGTGTGTCTACACCAAGTCCATGTTTATCACTCTGATGACCATGTTCGCCATCATCAGTTCCTTGATTGTGTCCTATTTTCTCTACCGCGTGGTGTTTAACTTtgaatttttcccttttatgaaCCTCACCGCACTCATTATTTTGGTGGGCATTGGAGCGGATGACGCTTTTGTCCTGTGTGATGTCTGGAACTACACCAAATTTGACAAGCCTCACGCGGAAACCTCCGAGACAGTGAACATCACGCTGCAACACGCCGCCCTCTCCATGTTCGTCACCAGTTTTACCACAGCGGCTGCCTTTTACGCTAACTATGTGAGCAATATCACAGCCATCAGATGCTTTGGGGTATACGCGGGGACAGCTATACTGGTGAATTACGTTCTGATGGTCACCTGGCTTCCGGCCGTGGTTGTCCTGCACGAGCGGTATCTTCTCAATATCTTCAGCTGCTTCAAGAAGCCCCAGCAGCAAATATACGATAACAAAAGCTGCTGGACGGTGGCCTGTCAGAAGTGCCacaaagtcctttttgccattTCAGAAGCGTCtcgaattttttttgaaaaagtattgCCGTGCATCGTCATTAAGTTTCGCTACCTATGGCTGGTCTGGTTCCTGGCCTTAACTGTGGGCGGGGCCTACATCGTCTGCATAAACCCAAAGATGAAGCTGCCCTCTTTGGAGCTGTCCGAGTTCCAGGTGTTCAGGTCGTCCCACCCTTTTGAACGTTACGACGCCGAGTACAAAAAGCTTTTCATGTTCGAGCGCGTCCACCACGGAGAGGAGCTCCACATGCCCATCACGGTCATCTGGGGTGTGTCCCCAGAAGACAATGGCAACCCCCTAAACCCTAAGAGCAAAGGGAAGCTGACCTTAGACAGCGGCTTTAACATCGCCAGCCCAGCTTCCCAGGTCTGGATTTTGCAGTTCTGTCAAAAACTGAGAAATCAGACATTCTTTCACCAGACTGACGAACAGGACTTCACCAGCTGCTTCATTGAGACCTTCAAGCAGTGGATGGAAAACCAGGACTGCGATGAGCCTACCCTGTACCCGTGCTGCAGCCACTGGAGCTTCCCCTATAAACAAGAGATTTTCGAACTGTGCATCAAGAGAGCCATCATGGAGCTAGAGAGGAGTACGGGCTACCATTTGGATAGCAAAACCCCAGGGCCGAGGTTTGATATCAATGATACCATCAGGGCAGTCGTGCTAGAGTTCCAAAGCACCTACCTCTTCACACTGGCTTATGAAAAGATGCATCAGTTTTATAAAGAGGTGGACTCGTGGATTTCCAACGAGCTGAGTTCTGCACCCGAGGGCCTCAGCCACGGCTGGTTTGTCAGCAATCTGGAGTTCTATGACCTCCAGGACAGCCTCTCCGATGGCACCCTCATCGCCATGGGGCTCTCGGTGGCCGTGGCCTTTAGCGTGATGCTGCTTACAACTTGGAACATCATCATAAGCCTTTATGCCATCATTTCGATCGCCGGAACTATATTTGTCACCGTTGGTTCTCTCGTCCTGCTGGGCTGGGAGCTAAACGTTTTGGAGTCGGTCACTATTTCGGTTGCGGTCGGCCTGTCTGTAGACTTTGCCGTCCATTATGGGGTTGCTTACCGCTTGGCCCCGGACGCCGACCGAGAAGGGAAGGTGATCTTCTCTTTGAGCCGCATGGGCTCTGCCATCGCCATGGCCGCGCTCACCACCTTCGTGGCTGGGGCCATGATGATGCCCTCCACGGTTCTGGCTTACACCCAGCTGGGCACCTTCATGATGCTCATCATGTGTATCAGCTGGGCTTTTGCCACCTTCTTTTTTCAGTGCATGTGCCGGTGCCTTGGGCCGCAGGGCACCTGTGGTCAGATTCCTTTACCCAAAAAACTCCAGTGCAGTGCCTTCTCCCACACCTTGTCGACAAGTCCTGGTGACAAGGGACAAAGCAAGACACACACTGTGAATGCTTATCACTTAGATCCCAGGGGCCAAAAAGCTGAAATGGAGCATGAGTTTTACGAATTAGAACCTCTGGCAGCCCACAGCTGTATGGCCTCCGAGAAGACCACTTATGAAGAGACCCACATCTGCTCTGAATTTTTCAGCAGCCAGGCAAAGAAGTTAGGGATGCCTGTACACACAACTTACAACAGCGAACTCAACCAAAGCACCAAAAATGAAGCCAGCTCTGCCTTGTTGCAGCCCTGTCTTGAACAGCACACCATGTGTCACTTCTTCTCTCTGAATCAGAGATGTAGCTGCCCAAATGCCTACCAACCTTTGAAATATGGCCTGCTGTCTTGCCAGCAGATGGGTGACTGCTTGTGCCACCAGTGCGCTCCGACTGCCAGCAGCTTCATGCATGTCCAGAACGGCCTGGCCCCTCTGAAGGCTGCACACCAAGCCCCCGAGGGCTTCGTGCATCCCATCCCACACATCCACCACTGTCCCTGCCTACAGGGCAGAGTGAAACCTCCTGGAATGCAGAATTCTCTGCCCAGGAGTTTTTTCCACCACCCGGGTCAGCACATTCAGGCCCAAGAAAAACTCGGTAAGACCAGCGTACACAGTCTTCAGAGCCTAGAAGAGCAACTTCCAAAGATGGCAGAGATGTCGTCATTGGTCTGCAGAAGTGCTGGAGCTTCACACAAAGCATGCTGTGCTCCTGAGACGCACCAAAGGGGACTCTGTAAAAACAGAGACATCGGGAACGTGGAGGGCAGTGGAGGGGCTGCAAACAAGGACTCCAGTTCAGTGAGTCCGACCGACAAGGCAGAAAGGCAAGTGGAGCCAGGCCTGTCACAGACTGATGTCATCGTAAACTCAGAACACTTGAGTCAGAATGAACCCCAATTCATCTTTAACCACTTAATGGGGGAGGCTGGTTATAGGTCCTGCCCAAACAATCCACAAAATCGTGGCAGGATTGTGAGAGTTAAGTGCAGTTCTGTGGACTGTCAAATACCAAACATTGAAGCCAACGTGCCTGCTGTATTAACACACTCGGAACTTTCTGGCGAAAGTTTGTTAATAAAAACactttaa